A stretch of DNA from Ricinus communis isolate WT05 ecotype wild-type chromosome 4, ASM1957865v1, whole genome shotgun sequence:
TCTCATAACCATATCTTACCTACATTAAGGGTAATTATAGCTAAATTGAACGTGATAATTTAACACGtgattagaaattaatatttaaaatagaatatttaacTAATATTAAGTAACACAAACTCAATAAGaactagaattaaattatacgtgcataattataatatatacaaaaatggGAAGGGAGAGGGACAaacaaattatgaaaaatactttactaagattttgaattaattggGTTAGTtaaactatttataatttaatttaataatatataatataatccatttagtataattgtatTTCTAGAAGTCCAAGTATATTaggattttaaattaataataattttaattttaagaaataacattttaattatatttttaaataaatattaactaataaattattttttgattatataataatttatatcctaaaaatatcatataatttatatttttaatacttattatatatttaatatgatatcaAAGTAATAagcaaagaattaaaatatcatactaaaaagataataatattgacCCCAAAGTTTCATATGTgattttgatgatgcaaaatattattattgctgacaatcttatttaatattcttgTTCTTAATAGATAATCTTTAATTATCATTTATGCATATAAATGAAGATGAAAGCATATCTATGAAGATGGATTCAAGAATCGAGAACTTGAATACTTAAGTCAATATGAGGATCAAGATAAAATCATGaagtaataaaaatgagaagagTGATAGAGCATATAAGAGCAATGCAAAGAGCATGTGGAGTCAAAAAAACACATGTGGACATGGATGATCTCCATTGAATAATATCAGCTAGTTGAAGTTTGaagaataaattatactaCTTGGAAGAGTTTATGAGGGCAAGCCATATATGAATGGATAGATACATCAATATACTTTCaggaataaaaattgaaaaatctcTTGGAACTATAAAAATGGAGTATCGAATCTTTGAGTGAATTATGCTCAAACTGTAAAGATTGGACTACAACAGATGAGGTCAATTAGAATTAGTGGCATTATTTCTAGaagatgaattttaatattcttttctctAGATTTATAACTCTGGGAGTCTAGTTTCATTATGAAAACGATCTTATATCAATCCGAGGTATATGGAAAGTGCAATGGCTGAAATACTGAAGCATATCTAAACTGTCAAGACTAGATgagcaataaaatatttcaattttttagaGTATGAAGATTGCTGATTTTAGAGTttctaaaaactaaaaatttgtaatagattaatcaaagtttcTAAAAAAACGGtttataatttggagttataTAGTTCAAGATTTCGAGTTTTTAAATGGTCATGCTCGTAATTGAAAAGTAGAAAATTTGTAGAAGCATTCAGGGCCAATATTTCCAATCGTGAAAGTTTTCATGGCCATGAAAAAATCTTTCCAGCCATGAAAACCAACATTCTCAACCGTGAAAGCAGACCTTTCCAGCCATGAataattgttcatggccatgaTGGTTTTGagttctttaaatttatttttcgcGCTAATACTTTATGGCTGTGAAGGATCCTTTCCACCCGTGAAGCTGCATTTATTAAGGTTTTTGAAACAGTTATATTTGCATTCAATAAGGGTATAACGTATCTATTTCATCTAGAAgtatttaaactttatttctaAGTGTTCTAGGTCAAGCAAAAGCATTTACTTAAGTCTCATATTTGTTATATGTCTCAACAACCTCTATTTCTTCATGAAATTCATCTTGTATTAAAGATTCAAGAGAGGGTTTGAATCTTTTGGTAATTGAGTGATTGATTTCTATATTCAAGCTCAAAAGGGTTAGGTTGAGCACTTGTATAAAGGATTAATTGCtcttataactaaaattaaaaatcttagattagGTTAGAGTGTAAGTCTAAGAAAAACACTTGGGTTAGAGTATGAGCCTTAAGAAAACACTTGGATTGTTAGCCATAGAAAACACTTGGGTTTTAGTGTTAGCCATTGAAACACTTGTAAGAAGTTTGAGTGTGAGCTTGGAAACATTTAAGTTATTCTTGCACCCATAAAAGGAAGTAGGCAAGGAGTTGGTCGAACTACTATAAACTGTTGagtttaattttctcttttctaagctcttttattttacttgtgTTTATCTTATTGCTCGCATTCTCATATCGGATTGATTAATTACTTTAGTTAATTGTTTCCGCTAATATtggttttaatatttaaattttttaaaatagaagtttttagttagaattaattttttatttcaaccAATTCATCCCCTCTTGGTCGCCATAAGATATTtcaaatagtaaataaaaaaagatagcAAGCAAAGTTAtaatgttaaatttaaaaatatatatagtattttattttttattttttaaatgataacaaatcaaataataatatttacgTGCAacgtatataaataaaaaaaaagtaatattaatgTATGATCATAGctttaacataataataataataataataataataataataatttaataataaaaaaatattattattctaaattaaagaaaataaaagaagaataatagTGATAAAGTGTATTTAATAAagtactaaattattattttaatatgataaatatgtatttatttccTCTTATAACATAAGTTATACATAGCATACATgatttttaacttaataatccTATCATTAGTCCGTAATATAAAGTAATTAACATggtttaaacaaataaattcttataaaaattaaataaaattttggataatttctttttatacttcaaacattattaaaaagtaaatcaTTAGGCTTCTATTTCATTATGTTTatccaaataataataataatttaaatctactTTAGATacttaaatctaaaaaattattagaattaaagggtttaatattataatttttaaaagtagaaaaataaaatagtagtCCATATAAGAAtgtatttgttatattttacattattgaaaaaaaataaaatcattagtATGAAATTCTTtccattaaattaatatacttttataagatatttgaatcttaattcttttaataatatattaaactaatttattgctatctatcaaaattttatgatgttaaattcataaatttatattatttttattttctaattaataatgagtcaaatagttaatatacatatacaaCGCACgtgaataaaaaaaactagatcataagtaaattattaaatcatcTCATTCCACATAAATAATTAGCAAAAATTTAACATGAAATTCTTTTAGTGAATTTATTCGTCTCTCATgtacttttttttaaagaatagatatacaaatataaatatacatatgtttggaaatcctttttaaaaattaagatttgttctttttaaatatgaaataggTTCCCCTCCTTTACCAACCTGAATTTAAACAATTTTTATTCCATTTTGATTAACGGATGGGAATCAATTAGGGCTAAACCCTAGATAAGTTTTCTCCATATGCCTCTTAGCAGCACTGTAAAAGACACTTGGAACTTCATAAATATGGTAATATTACAAACATCTCTTGAGCATTAGCTAAACTGTCTTCACTACTTAATTTCATTGGTCAATCTACCCAGATACAATAAGATCCTTAAAATGGTCAAATTTCAACCggatccaaaaagaaaatggagaacaaactgaaaacaagaagcaCCATGAAAgtcaagaaaagaatagaatgGAGCACATTGCTCAGAGTTGCACATAATGGAGCACTTTGAACTTCAACCAGgcaagaagaaaggaaaaaatgaaaataaataaaagtcaCACTTCCATCTTGTACTTTTAAGTTATGACAaggaagaaataaaataagaagagCAACAATAATAACAGTATAACAGTAAAGTCTACTCGAGAATTTCTCATCTCGACCTGCATCAGGCATTCACCAAATTTCGCTCcctaaacatattaaaaaccAATGTGTTAATATGATATGAACCTGCCCCTCTTTCGGGCAATATATAAACTACTCGTACACGACGAAGGATGCTTCCGGAAATCTGGGTTTATACATCAATGATACGATATGAACTGCACAGCCACACATTCTGACATGCCTCCAACCAGTGGAAGCTATTCCCAGTTCAGGAGTATATTCCTGATTAATTCCTTCATTTATCACTTGCAACATATACTGACGATGAAGCAATAATAGTCTCTACATTTGTCAAGTGTCATAAAGGAAAGCCTTTGCAATCCATGTGATATTAGGGATGAGACCTTATTGGACTTATGGCATCCAACCTGAGAACTAACCTAACAGAATGGCCTGTCAGGATGATTCGATTTGGCCCATTTTGCTTACTTTTGAAGCATCCCAATCTAAGCTTCTTCAAAATATGTAACTATTTCaatgttataaaaatacatgGAGTAATTCCTATGAGGTACCCCtttgaatttttgaaaattttcatgTCTACCTATGGACCAGAAATGAACCAGAAATGAAGGTTTACAGTAACAAACTGCACATATAATGGTGTACACACTAACTTTGCAAGTACATCTTGAACAAACTCGGTAGAGTAATGCAACAGCACAAAACTTATCCCCACCAATCTAAATGTATTCCACAGACAGACATCACGTAATCCAATTACATCAAGCTAATAACCATCTACTTCTAAGCCTAGGCAAACAATTCCAAGCTAGTAAGTATCTATTTTCACCCTAGTTTCAGAGAGAAATTATTGCAGAGATAATTCAATCGCATCTATATACCTTGGTGCCATGTGTGTACTCACCTCTGCTACATGTGCATCAGCATGTAAACTTGCTCAATACAAAGCACTCTATTTATTGTGCATCTGCATAGTCATTGGTAACCTCAAATTCACATCTTCTTAATAACATTGTACAACACAATCTCAAGCAAAGTCACTAATCCCTAACTCAAATACAGACTAAAAAACAATAACACAGTATTCCGTCCATAGCCATGGCtataaaccaaaataatagCCAATGATTCTGAAGAGGAGAAAGAAACAACTCAAATTCAGTTTTCAATCATCAGATTAACTTGACTCTTGCTCGGCAACTATTTTAAGGCTTTTCTACAACTTATTAAGTGAAAAAACTTCATATGGCATTTCCTGCATCTCCTCCTAAGTTCTGATTCCAGTCAAGATCATTTACTAGGTACTGGGGATCAATGGAACCAGGTAGCCTTATACCAAAATATCATCTCTTAGTCATTTTGCCAATCCATGTAACCaaaattgttttcttatgttggaATGGTCaaccaaaaaattattttcatgtGCATTAGAGCTAAAGAGGTTGAAATTAACAGCCAAAAGGCCAATTCCTCTCATTCACTGTGGCACTGTCGCCAAGATTAAATGTGCCTAACCATTTCAAAGAAAGAGAGATAGTTCCCTAAACTTCATCAAAGACAATAAAGTTTGTAAACTAACAGATAATTACCAAAAGAAGATTACAATCACTGTAAATAGGCATAGAATGAAGTTAAAAATAAGTGACAGGAAGCTATTCCTTTTTATTAGATTTCTAACATCAGAAGCAGAACAAAAACAACATCCAATGTTATGGGCTGCTTgtagttttctttcttccaaTCATGTAATAAAAGAACATGGAATAAAACAACCACAGATGCCCACACATTCTCAAGTGAACCTCCCTGTAAAACAACAGAGATTATGCCTATCaggaatttctttcttttttttgaacAATCCTATCAAATATTCTTCAACAAGATATCATCTTCACAGGCCAAGAACAGAGATAATAAGAGAGTAAAAGCCATTAAAATCCTCAATGGAAACTTGGTATATATTTGAGAAGTTGAACTGCCTAAAGAaaccataaaaatatttagaacaTTCAAAAGGTTACCAGATATAGGTCGAAAAAATGCTTTTACTCATTCCATTACAACTTTGGCCCCAACAGCTTTCATTTTCTCAATTATTTGCTCAGCTTCTTCCTTTGATACACCTGCTTTCAAAATTGATGGTGTCTTCTCTACCAAATCCTTGGCTTCCTTAAGACCCAAATCAGTACAACTTCTTACCTCCTTAATtatcttaatctttgaagCTGCTTCATACGATTCCAATTTCAGTTCGAACACAGTCTTCTCTGGTTTCTTCTCTTCCTTAGCTGCTGCAGCTGGTGCCTTCATTGCCATTCCAGCCAATCCAGCAGCACCACCCTTCAAAACCCCAACAGTCGGCAGTTCTGTCATTCCCCTTTTCTTCATTATAATGGAACTTAGTTCAGCAACTTCGACCAACGTGAGTCCAGCAACTTCATCAACAAGCTTAAACACACGTTCTGTAGGAGGACTGCGATGCTCAGTAGGATCAAAAGTCGCTGGATCATAATCAGCTGGGAGCCTCCTCTGATCAATTTCTacctcttcttcctcttcctcatcTTTCCTTGCAGCTTGAGCATAGCCCCGAGACAGCAACACCCCATTCACATTCACTAAATTCAATTGAACCAATGGAGAAAATAAGGGTTTTTTAGAAACCccacttgttaaatgatgacTTAATCTTAAAATCAAGCTCATTTCAGCAAAAAAGACTACTTTAATccaacagaaaagaaaaaaaatctaaatggaACCCATTTCTGGAGCTTTCACTTGAGCAATTATCTGACCTGAAAAGCAAACAGAAATTTTAACAGAAACAAAATGCATtaacaaacaaaaacaaaagtttTAATAATCACATAGATAGATTTGCACTAAACCATTAACAACCCACTAACACATATGAGCTTTAGAATCATGATTCCAAGTTTTCTATGCTTTGTTAGTTTGTAAATATATAACCAAAGAgttcataaaattaaaggaaCTATAGACCGAAGAATAGAGAAAGGAAATACAGAACATACCTTTTATAATAGGCGGTGAAGGATGTTGAAAAATGTTCAAGGTGTTTGGTCCGGTGATTCTCCCGTCTCCGGCAAGGAGGGTGGAGGAGGAGCTGCAGTCGAGCGGTTGGAGGCGGAAAGATTAGCAAGAGAACGAGAATGAAACTGATATGCTCAGTCGCTCCTGTTGAAAGGAAGAGAGGGTTGAGGTGGTAAACGGTGTCGTATGTGTAGACAATTTTACGTGCATTCGTTATAGGAATAAGGTTCAATTTGCCCCTCAAACTTTTCAAGAAAGATCAACTCAGCCCTTTTGACCTTTCTTGTTCAAATCAACCCAAAACTTTACTTTTTTGGTTCAATATCCCCCTTAGTTGAGAGCGTGAGAATTactcttaataaataaaaataaaattaataattcttaaaaatatattttataatttaaaaataattcgaatattaaattaaaataaacaaattttagtttttttacaCCATCATCACTGCCATCGCCCTTATTACTATTGCCATATCCATTAACACCCTTAGGCGGAAGATTGAGCAACTAAAAGTTATGCATCGACAAAGCTAGTTGATCAGCCAAACACTAGTGTGGGTTATCGTCCTTCACCTGAGGTTTTTGGGGCGAGGATTGATGCCAGCCTCTAGTCAGTGAGATAACATCATAAATAGGCAAACCACGAATAATAGCGAGAGGCGTAATCTCCTCTCACTTAAATTGACAAACCAAGGTTGTTTCCAGCAATATAGATGGGAAAGGAAAGCTTGTGATGTCAAGAGAGAGCCTATAATAGAGGTTTAACATCTAACATCAgctggaaaaagaaaaacaaaagagataGACTGCGGCGGTGAGAGAGAGCCAACtgagaaaagagaaagtgTACAAAGACCTAAAcatatatttgaaaacaatcAAAATTAACTATTAGGCCCCTGAGATATAgtgttttaaattaaaaaatttaatttaatttaaatattaatatttttatttattgctcTTCGAAAAATGGATTAAACTGAACTAAAAATGCAAAGTTTTAGACTAATTTGAACAGAAAAGGTTAAAAGGGGTGAATTGATCTTTTTCAAAAAGTTCGAGGTGATAATTGAACCTTATTCCTTTATTGCAATAAGAGAAGATTACTGTTCCTCTTTGAATTTTGACTATAATACATTTTagtatcttttatttgaaatcTGAACGCAATTATCCTTTAGTTTTTGAAGGACGTTATATTTTAGTCCtcacattaaataaattttagttttttatatttaaaataaattcatatgtTAGTTCCTCATATTTTAAACAGAACAACATTTTCAGATTTGTATTTTTCAACCTTTTAAGGACTAagatgttattattttattaattaaaggatgaaaatattatttagagaaaaattagaggtcaaaatatatattatggtGATAAAAGGactaaagtatattataaagaAAGGATAAAGTATAGTTTTGTTCAATTTTCAAACAAGATAATTAAATGTATAATGATGGTCAAAATTAATGGAAAATAGTTATTTGCTTTAATAACAAAGGCGCGACGGGTCAATTCtctataatattattgaagaaaaataaagatggTGATAATGATGAACGGTAACAAGGTCTAGCCTTGATGATGGATGTTGAAAGGAGTAGTAGTGATGGAGAATGAcattaatttagtaaaaatgaacaaaagaaaagatattcctaattaagtaatttagaCTATCAAACTAAAACACCTAATTTTTTGTTATacaaaagagaggaaaagctaaaaagaaaataaaagcaaaattattttcatcCTTTAATCACTTGGTTCATGAACTTTTTATACTGATTTGATCATGAATTTTCAAACTAATCCCATCTAGGATCTTATTAAGCTCTTAAACACCCAAGGGACGACTCAATGCATAATTAGCAAGATAATCAACTACTTGGTTGTTTTCATAATAATCATGAGCAAACACAACTGTCTAATCCTTTTGCAGCGCATCCAAATAACCACTCGCTAAATTTGCATGAATGCTATAAAACATCTATTGATGCTTAAAGGATGCAACTTGTATATTAGATTCTTCGACTTTTTAGCCAATATTCTTGCTTTttgtaatagaaaaattacatTAATGGTGTTCAaactttttgaaatttgacaACTGAGTGTATAAATTTTAGAGTTAATTACTTTGAAGTCCCTGAGTTATGTCAAAATATACTAATGAGtctctatgttgttaataattaatttctacaTTCCAATATTTACCGCTTTATTAACTACTGCGTCCTTCTATTAGAAATTAATGTTAAGTGCTTAAAATTTGTCTAAAATAACTTTATCTAATTCACTTTGTTAAtcttattcaatattttttttatctctctcttttatcaaatatctcaatattttcttttctatatactTCATTTCTTAATCTAACTTTCtccatttttttatctatttcactttctcaatttctttttcttcactATATATATCAATGGTAGTCCATCATATTAGTATCTTTATAAAGTAAAAGACAAGATTTAATACTTTTGAAgtttagaaaaaaagatatgCTAATCCATTCAGAAGTAATTAAcgactttttttattagagttctcctattatttttcaattgctTATTAATGGCTTTAGTTTATTAGTGCaatatatgtttgtttaatggttaattaataataggttttagtttattaggatttttttgtaatagtctattagatttttttaaaattaaaaattaataataaaaatgattaatcAATGTATTACTATAgtataattagttattaatttatatttttctaaatttgacAAATGAAATATGCAGAATCATATAATCTTGAAGTGGATTTTGGAAAGGAAGTGAAGACAATTGGTATGATGTTACCTAATAAGTACTTTTGTATGAccttattgtttaatttatataatacgtTTAAGATAAGGTCAAACTTTATAGATATTAGGACTAGTTATGGAtttgatttgaaaatatatGATGATGTTTTGAGTATGTTTATAAAGTACAAAGATAATCCTATTGTACCTctatatgtttatgagatGTTGAAAGCATTAAGTGTAgttaatgaatatatgaatgAACCGAATAAGTATGGATTTGATGCTAATGTTCAAGTAACTGAACCTATTGGTGATGTGCATGGTAACATTCAAGTAACTGAATCTATTGGACTCCAACTTAAATCCTATAGGTTATAAGATTTGAGGGGCTATAAAAGACATAAGTTTGGAAGTTGTTAAGGAGTTTTTAGAGATTAAAAAAACAGCTAGAGATAAGATTTGGAAGAGGCACTCAAGATCAAGATTCAAGAAATTCCATCAAGATTCAAGagtttttttcctttttgttttattctcttattctttaatttaatggATTCAATtgcttttgttatttttatttacattataagtagctaaatttattttttaggatcGGATAGAAACCCATTAACTCAATTTatgatttgatttaatattattcctttaatctttggttcaattatcttgacttattatttttgtgcATCATGTTATTATGAATGTTAGGATCCAATATTTACAATATACCTAGATATTAAACAAAGTAATGAAAGTTGAAATTTAAAACTAGTTTAAGGAATATTAAGCAAGGGCAATTAAGACTTAGACATACAGCTTAGGTTCttgaaatttgttttcaaTTTGCCAGAgaacttaataaatttagattaagACTTTTAATCACGAAAGTGGACAAGAAATTAATCTTAATATAGTGTGTATGACTTGAAAGTGTATATTTGCTAGAATAGGGTAAATTATCTTCAAGGTTAGTTGAACtagattaaagaaattaaattgtagAAGAATTAGTATTGTGGAAACTTAATTCTAGagttttaattcatttaatttctttgttttaattatttagttttattttaattatttttaaacttataTTGTAATGTTTTAATCTAGTTAATATAAAGccataatatattttagtgttAAGTACTACAAACCTTTGTGGGACAATAATCTAGATTCaatcattatattaaaattatggcAACTGTACACTTGCAAGAAATatcacaataatatgcaaaaGAGAGTACATAGGAGGGTAATATCACACTTGATGTAAGAAAAAGATTGAATGAAAATATAGTTGCTAGTAGGAAATGAACAATGCTTCTAAGTAGAAATAATGAGTTTAAGGTACGAGATAGGAAAGGTAGAGATATATTATGAATGTGACTAGGAAGACTTGTAGCTGATAATTATGGCAAGTTTATGGTTTACTAAGTAGACATGTACTGTTATGCATAGGATACAATAGAAATCTATTGAAATTATGTTGATGATTATTTTAGTATTGACAGGTATCTGAAGACCTGTGAGGGAGCAATTAAATCTGCTCCAATTAGAGATATTAGAGCTAAAGATGATCAATGACATTTTGTTAATT
This window harbors:
- the LOC8280389 gene encoding 50S ribosomal protein L7/L12 isoform X2, with the protein product MVNVNGVLLSRGYAQAARKDEEEEEEVEIDQRRLPADYDPATFDPTEHRSPPTERVFKLVDEVAGLTLVEVAELSSIIMKKRGMTELPTVGVLKGGAAGLAGMAMKAPAAAAKEEKKPEKTVFELKLESYEAASKIKIIKEVRSCTDLGLKEAKDLVEKTPSILKAGVSKEEAEQIIEKMKAVGAKVVME
- the LOC8280389 gene encoding 50S ribosomal protein L7/L12 isoform X1 — translated: MSLILRLSHHLTSGVSKKPLFSPLVQLNLVNVNGVLLSRGYAQAARKDEEEEEEVEIDQRRLPADYDPATFDPTEHRSPPTERVFKLVDEVAGLTLVEVAELSSIIMKKRGMTELPTVGVLKGGAAGLAGMAMKAPAAAAKEEKKPEKTVFELKLESYEAASKIKIIKEVRSCTDLGLKEAKDLVEKTPSILKAGVSKEEAEQIIEKMKAVGAKVVME